DNA from Fusarium musae strain F31 chromosome 7, whole genome shotgun sequence:
TGATATACCAGCACCCAATTATCAAGTGAGTGAACCACAAGCTGGCTAAGTGTCGAACTCTGACGAGTCTACCAGTTCTCCTGGGCACCGAACCCATTCTGGAAATCGTATTACGCCAAGCAAGAGGACATCCATTCGTACATCAGAGCAGTAGCTAAACAGCATGATCTACGGCGCTACGTGAAAACATCTCACAAGATCACCAACGCTTCTTGGATCCCAGAGCGTGAGGTATGGCAAGTCACTGTCACCAAAACCGACGGCCGGGACTTTGTCGTTTCAAGTCCAGGTGTTACAGACGGTGAGACATCTACCACCTTTGTGGAAGAATGTGATATCCTCATCAACTGCACCGGTTTCTTCAACCACTGGAAATGGCCCAACGTGAAAGACAGAGAACAGTTTGAAGGGCGAATGCTCCATTCAGCAGCCTGGCCAAAGGACGCTGATAAAGACATCAAGGGGAAAACAGTGGCATTGATCGGTAATGGAAGCAGTGGCGTACAGATCCTACCTGCTATTGTCAACGATGTAGACAAGATATATGTCCACATTCGAAGTCCGACATGGATCACTACCAATTTCGCTTCCAAGTTTGCAGGTCCCGGGGGGGCGAATTACGACTATTCTGAAGAACAAAAGGCTGCGTGGGCGAAAGATCCAGATGCATATCTACAGTACAGGCGCCTGATTGAGCACGAGCTTAACAGTCGGTTCAAGCTGTATGTAGATCACTCTCCGGAGCAAAAGGATGCGCGCGAGTATGGAATTCAAGAGATGGCCAACAAGTTTGGGGAGAGGCAGGACTTGCTGCAGGCGCTGCTCCCGAACTTTGCTGTTGGGTAAGTCAAGACAAGAGACGACATGGAATGTGTTATTGACTTCAATGTACAGATGTCGTCGTCCAACACCTGGCAACGGGTATCTTGAGGCTCTCACGTCTCCGAAAGTAGAGGTAATCTGGGGCACAGTAGAGAGGTTCACCAAAAAGGGCATCCGCACCTCGTCAGGCCAGGAAACAACCGACGTCGACACAATCATCTGCGCCACCGGCTTTGACCTATCCTGCGCCCCTCGCTTCCCCATCAACGGCCTCAACGGAACCAATCTCCAAGACCTATGGAACGAAAACCCCCGGTCCTACCTCTCAGTAACAGCACAAGACATGCCCAACTACTTCGGCTTTCTCGGTCCATTCTCTCCCCTCGGTCATGGAAGTCTCGTAACTTCGATCGAAATGGTGACCAAGTATATCACCGACTTTGTGACCAAGCTTCAGACTCAAAACTACAGCTACTGCGTTCCCAAGACTCACATTCCCGCTGCTTACCAGAAACAAGCGCTCGCATGGCTTAACAGGACGGTTTGGGCGAGTGACTGCAGCAGCACGTATAAGAACGGGACAACGGGCGGACAGCTTAACAGTTTGCATCCCGGTAGTCGGGTCCATTACTTTGAGCTTTTGCGTACGCCGAGGTGGGAGGACTTTGAGTGGAAGAGCCTTTGTGAGAGTGAGGACTTGACTTTTGCTTGGCTTGCGAATGGGTTTACTTATAGGGAGAGCAATCCTACTGCGTATCCGGATACAACGTAAGTATTGGCCTTCTGTTCTTACCTTAATCTGAGTGGTGCGAACTAACAGTTGGATTTAGCTGGTTTATCAACTTTGACGAGCATTCAAAGCAGATCGAAAGGCGTAACATAGAGTAATATGGTAAAAGTGTTGTAAACGGGACAACAAAGCCCACAAAGGTATAGACGCATTAGCTAGACTGCATATGCTAAGTTAGATGAATATATGTAAAAACTTctactttctttaatatcCCTGTCAGCTCTCTGTAGTTTGTGAAGGTTGTTGGTAATGTAGGTTGATAGCATAGCTTTGCAGGCCGACCATTGTACAGCGCAAAGTAAGCTAGTAATACCACCTGTAACACTTAGATCGAAATTGAGTACTCGACACGTTCTGTCTTGACATTTCATTAGTGCGATCATTATGGTAAAAGTAGTAATAAAGATGATCCAGGACAGAGTTGAGAGGCAGTCAGAGACAATATTACTtcaaaatagttatagcttaGAGGACCCAGACACACTCGCCTCGTCTCCCACCAACGTCTTTGCAAGGTTGAGTGTGGCAACGGCTGTCTTGGCTCTTGCACGGGTTGATCGGCCCTGGGGACCAGCATCTCCCAGTATGTGCACCTCCCTCCAACTCCCAATATCGCCAACCTCTAGAACAGTCCCCCCAACGTACTTAGTCTCAGTGAGCAATGCCATCATCGCCTTCACAACTTCCTGAGGAGGCAACAAAAAGTCATGGGATGGATCAACGTGATTCTGTGATCCCGAGTTATTACGAAGCAGAGGCGTGTCAACTAGCCTTgatattataagtaagatCAACAAATCAGGAGGGAATATGTACTTACCCTGGCGCAATGCCAACTACTCTGATACCGCACATCTCGTCGAGCGGTGCCATGCAACGGACGAATTGGCTGATAGCAGCTTTGGATACGGCATAAAGTGGAAGAACAACCGAAGGCTTTTGGGCTGTAATACTTGAGAGATGAAGGATGGTGCCCGGTTTTTTGGCCTCTCGCATCTTTCGGATCGCGATACGTGTCGTTCTGATAGGGTGCAACACATTAATGTCAAGAATCCCGTAGTTGAGCGTTTTGTCCTTGTCATTCCAGAACCCAGGAAAGGACCCTTCGTACACGCCCGCGCCTGGCACTACGATATCAGGTACTCCGCCGATCTTCTTGCCAAAGACCTCGAACATCTCGACTAATTGATCCAGTGACGTTACATCCGTCTTGTGAAATACCACTCGGGGGCTGGCTTGGTTTCCAAGAGACTTGAGCCATGCTGCGGCAGTGGGAGTCAGTGCGATGTCAGCGATAAGGACTGCGCATCCCTTGTCTCTAAGAGCCTTTGCAAGTTCCAGATTGATCCCTTTGTTTCAAAAGTTAGATGAAAGAACAGCAAAATGTAATGATAGTCGTCTTACCCGAACCTCCTCCTGTAACTAAAGCTGTTTTATTGGCAAGGTCACTCATGGTGACGGGATGAGTTGATGTGCAAGGGATCAAGTGGTGATGCTATTGGTACTGTATGTAGAGCTCCAAGATCAGTAGTGAACTGAGATTTCGAGTTGATAGGCCAAACTCACCAAATCTGTTTCTTGGCTGGAGGTCGGGGACTAAAGTTTGTTGTTGAGGCGAGGCTATTCCCTGTAAGCTCTAAAAGCGGGGAGGGCGCAGTGTTAACAGGCCTCCTTTACTTCCGAGTTCCGCGGGGCATGTACACGGAAACATTAAATACAACACCCCTGAAGAATAAGTAAGCTGATTCCATGGAAACAATATGACGGGGACAGCGTCTGAACACTGTAGTAGATAGTTTGACTTGACATCTCTATGTGGCTAGTCGATTGCTGCCTATGGGGTGAAGGGTGAGACTACCAAGACTCGTCAACTTTAGTTGCATCACAATATCGCCAGGGTCTGGAAACGCGGGGTGATAGGGTGATCAGCCACTATTCCGATCTTCCGAATCTCGCGGCGACCACGGGTTTACCCTGGCCAGAATCCAGACATGCAAGTAGATACAAGCAAACTATCTTTACTATATCGCACGTATTTAATCTACTCTTCCGTGGCATCACAGCTTTGTCTGATAAGCTCGAATATTACAAAACTCTACCACATTTATCGACTATGCCTTTCGGTACTCTCAAGACAAAGGAAGCTAGAGGCCCCATCCCTCTCTGCTCTCCGCCCTACCCTGTTGGCCTGGATGAATTCACCGACGTCACAGTTCTTTCGGTCAAATATCATACTATATACGATGCCGTCAAGGACATGATCCCCGAGGAACTAGAGCTAGAAGATGAACCCATtgtcaccctcaccctcttCAACTATGGCATGAGTCCTATTGGCCCGTACAACGAGTTTGTCTGTGGAGTCGAAGTCAAGTTCCAGGGTAACAAGATGCCCTTTTCCATCGAGCTTGTCCTCAACAACGAAGGTGCCATTTATGCCGGACGAGAGCGTTGGGGTATTCCCAAATTGATGGGTGTCGTTGAGTTTGATCCCTCCGCCACGAATTCAGCTCCTAACGGAATCATCACGGGCCATGTCGAGCGTCCCGCGGGGTGCAAGCTGGTCCAGTTCGGGTTCAAGCCGCTCAAGAAAGTTCAAGACTGGGGTGTTCTTGACGGCATGAAGCGCCAGAGTCTTCACCTCCGCTCCATTCCTGCGGCGAATAGTCATGATCCCCCAATTCTCAGGGAGTTCATCCCTACCTGTATGGAGATAACTCATGCTGAGGTTTGGACTGGCGAAGGATCTGTTGGTCTCTTTAATGTTTCCGAGTTCGACCCGGTTCATCGACTCAAGGTCGTGAAATACGTTAGCGCAACTCTGTGCAGAGGTGCTAGAGCTGTTCTGCACCCAACTTCGAAGACCTTTGCTATCTGAGGACTGATGAAATGGCATTTAAGTGCCGCATTTAGTTAATAAGCATCTACATAAATACTACATTGCACTTCAATGCTCTATTTCGAGATATTTAGATGTGCGTTTTGACTTTGTGACTGTATATATACTGGTTTGCACATTATGTTGTAATGTTGAGAGTATTAGTTCCAAAGACTTGCTATTGAGAATAGTATTATGATTAACCGCGGTGATCATTTGCTGTCCTTCTTATAAAGAAGTTTAACCACAGTGACAGTCCTAAGATATAAGCAAAGATGCCAAGCTACATTTAGCTTTCTTACGTTATAAGTGCAGCAGTAATCAAGGATCAAGCAAGAAGTCGGTCACAACCGTATAGAGTGTAACATCATATTGTGATGTATATAGAAGTAGGACATTCCAACAGTGGTAGGTTGGCATTGCCACCAAAGACTTGTCATCAGATTCCAACTATATTTTACACTAAACTGAAGATCCCCCATCAATTCGAATGATCTGGCCAGTTATAAAAGCCGAACTGTCACTCAGAAGAAAACAAATCAACGCCGCAACCTCCTCGGCTCGTCCCTGTCTCGAAATCGGCTGCTTTGTAACCTTTTCTTTTAGAAACGCCTTGAACTCCTGGGGAACACTCTGAGTCATTGCAGTATCTATCGTGCCACTCAATCATAAGTTAGCAGAGCTTTACGCTTCTCAGAGTAGGATTTAATGCAACTTACGGTGCGACTGCATTCACTCTAATGCCATTCTTGCCCTCTTCTCTGGCTCCTGTTTTTGTGAGACCGACCACTGCGTGCTTCGAGGCCCCGTATTCTGCTGCACAGGGAACTGCTATTACTCCAGCCAGGCTTGCCACGTTGACGATGCTGCCGCCGTTGGTCATGGCGTTGAGTTCGGCTCGCATGGAGTAGAAGACACCAGTGGCGTTGATGCCCATACACAAAGCCCAGCTATCATCAGTCAGGTCGCGGATTCTGCCCTTGCCCATTTGGACAGCGCTTATTCCTGCAGAATTAACTGCGCCATCGAGTCTGCCAAATACCTTGACAGTATCTTCAATCCAGGACGTGATCCGGGCGCTAGATGTGACATCGACCTCTGCTGTCACGATATCTTGTTTATGTCGGTTTGGGTGCGTGGCAAGAAGGGCTTGGGTGGCTTGCTCAAGTGTAGTGAGTGATCTATCAGACAAGGATAACTTGGCTCCAGCTGCAAAAAGTAGCTGAGCAGTTGCAAGACCAATTCCCGATGCTGCACCCGTGACGGCGATGACTTTACCTTGGAAGTCTTGCATTCTCGTTAAGCTTGGTTATCGTAGTGTCGTGATGTTATTAGAGGTCGTATGAGCTGTGAACTTGCGATCTTGAGTCAGCTGGTTAATGCGGGGGAGATGGGAGTCCAGCAGCACAGTTTGCGCCAGCTATCTGCTGTTTTAATTGACTAACAGTTACTAAAGAATAGCTTGCATGTTGGAGGAGTTAGCCGAAGTTTTGTTTCGGAATAGTTGAGCAGAGCGCACTAACCCCCCGCGGAACCCCAGGCTCGGAGGGCAATGTTTAGTGCCCCCATCGTTGGGAATGACCAAAGTGGACCTGTGATGGCAGTTCCGCGGAAACAAGCCATAAAACGAACGTCGGTCATTTCACAGGCAATAATGACATAACTAGGCGTAGACTTATGACCAAGATATATTACAAAGTTATCGAGATGCAAAATCCCACCTCCCAGATCAATTATCAATCCATCACATACTAACAGAGTATAACCATATTCACTCTACCAACCGGCAATATGTCCTTCATTCTGTATCTCAGTTCCATGTCCTGGATTGAACTATCAGCCGGTGGCCTTTCTATCGTTCTACTGCTCTTTTGCCTATACAATCTCGCTCTTCCCAAGCCTATTCCCGGAATACCATACAACAGAAATGCCACAAAACGACTCCTTGGAGACCTTCCGGACTTGATAGAGTATCAGAAGAAAAATGGGCAGCAACGCAAATGGTTCCGGCTGCAAAACCAGAAGCTCAACTCGGCAATCTCCCAAGTCTTCGTCCGCCCCTTCGGAAAGCCGAGAATCGTTCTGACGGACTTTCGAGAAATGCACGATATCCTTGGGAAACGATTTAAGGAATTTGACCGCAGTGATAGAGGCCGGGAGGCATTTGCCGGGATCATCCCCCATCAGATGCTTTCGATGCAAACAGTGGATCCCAGGTTCAAGAAGCACAGAGAGTTGATGAAGGATCTCATGACACCAAAGTTTCTGCACCAGGTAAGGTAGCTCGATGCCATTGGAAAGCAATCTAACCGGCCTCAGAACTCAGCTCCCGAGATATACCGTAAAGTCAACACTTTGGTCAAACTCTGGCATGAGAAGTGCGTGCATGCCAACGAGCTTCCGTTTGATGGAAAGAGAGATATTCAGAGAGCTACCCTCGATGTCATTACAGCTACTTCCTTTGGTCTCGACGACGAGAACAGCGCTACGAAACGGCAGCTGGATGACATGTTGGCGCGATCTAATGCAGGTGTCAAATTCACGCAGCCCGGCAAGAAGGTTGTGGATTTTCCAATCCATCCCTTGACAAAAGAGTTAGATGCAACTTTGACTATTGTTGAGAGCTCCGCTGTTGGTTTCTCGTCGCCGATGCCCCGATGGCACTATTGGATCCTGAGTCAATTCCCGTACCTGAAGAATGCCGCTAGAATCAGGGAGGAGTGGACGCGACGGGAGATTGACAAGGCGGTCGCGGCAATTCCCAAAGATGGCTCAGAGAATACGTTGGCAATGCGTTCGGCACTCGAGTTCATGGTACTTCGCGAAGCTGCCGCTGCTCAAAAGGCTGGCAGACCGCCGAGGTTCCATCGTCGGCGAATCTATGACGAAGTATGCCTCCCcggtcttgttcttctgccGAGTGATAACTAACAATTCTGAATAGCTGTTTGGATTTATTATTGCTGGGCACGATACAACAGCTGCTACTCTCGAGTGGGGTGTCAGGTACATTGCGGATGCTCCGCATGCACAAGCAGAGCTCCGATCAGCTCTTCAGAATGCCTTCTCGACCGCTCTTGCGGAGCACCGCCAGCCAACGATAGACGAAATAACCAGCACGTCTATTCCGTATCTCGATGCTGTCATCGAGGAAACACTGCGCCACAGCGTGGTGCTCCCAATCGTAAGTCGAGTAGCAATGAAAGACACCACGATTCTCGGACACGCCATTCCAAAGGGcacctttgtcttctttatCCTAAACGGACCCAGCCTGATGAAGCCGGCAATCGAGGTGCCCGAGACCGCTCGGAGTGAGGCCTCGCAGGGCACCAAGAATCGATACGGAGAGTGGCGAGCAGACGATGTCGAGAAATTCTTACCCGAGCGATGGATAGATGTTGACGACAAGGGTGTTGAGACTTTCAACGCCTTGAAGGGGCCGTTCATGACGTTTGGCAGTGGACCGCGGGGCTGCTATGGAAGGAGACTTGCTTACCTGCAGCTTCGGATCTTCTGGGTATTGCTTATATGGAACTTTGAGTTTCTCCCCATTGACCCGGAACTCAGGACCCAGGATGTTGTAGAGCATGTTGGGGTAGAGCCGTGCCAGAGTTATGTACGACTGAGAAAGGTAGCTTTGTAAT
Protein-coding regions in this window:
- a CDS encoding hypothetical protein (EggNog:ENOG41~SMCOG1092:hypothetical protein~antiSMASH:Cluster_7.2), encoding MATHQPMSARDRAIKHFQSLAPGPAKPGEATEVYKDVDDLAYALSRVPTFTPRPVRIIAIGAGFAGLSIARAVSVGNLQNASLTVYEKNSDVGGTWYENRYPGSVLYRFSWAPNPFWKSYYAKQEDIHSYIRAVAKQHDLRRYVKTSHKITNASWIPEREVWQVTVTKTDGRDFVVSSPGVTDGETSTTFVEECDILINCTGFFNHWKWPNVKDREQFEGRMLHSAAWPKDADKDIKGKTVALIGNGSSGVQILPAIVNDVDKIYVHIRSPTWITTNFASKFAGPGGANYDYSEEQKAAWAKDPDAYLQYRRLIEHELNSRFKLYVDHSPEQKDAREYGIQEMANKFGERQDLLQALLPNFAVGCRRPTPGNGYLEALTSPKVEVIWGTVERFTKKGIRTSSGQETTDVDTIICATGFDLSCAPRFPINGLNGTNLQDLWNENPRSYLSVTAQDMPNYFGFLGPFSPLGHGSLVTSIEMVTKYITDFVTKLQTQNYSYCVPKTHIPAAYQKQALAWLNRTVWASDCSSTYKNGTTGGQLNSLHPGSRVHYFELLRTPRWEDFEWKSLCESEDLTFAWLANGFTYRESNPTAYPDTT
- a CDS encoding hypothetical protein (antiSMASH:Cluster_7.2~EggNog:ENOG41~SMCOG1001:short-chain dehydrogenase/reductase SDR), with the protein product MSDLANKTALVTGGGSGINLELAKALRDKGCAVLIADIALTPTAAAWLKSLGNQASPRVVFHKTDVTSLDQLVEMFEVFGKKIGGVPDIVVPGAGVYEGSFPGFWNDKDKTLNYGILDINVLHPIRTTRIAIRKMREAKKPGTILHLSSITAQKPSVVLPLYAVSKAAISQFVRCMAPLDEMCGIRVVGIAPGLVDTPLLRNNSGSQNHVDPSHDFLLPPQEVVKAMMALLTETKYVGGTVLEVGDIGSWREVHILGDAGPQGRSTRARAKTAVATLNLAKTLVGDEASVSGSSKL
- a CDS encoding hypothetical protein (antiSMASH:Cluster_7.2) — protein: MPFGTLKTKEARGPIPLCSPPYPVGLDEFTDVTVLSVKYHTIYDAVKDMIPEELELEDEPIVTLTLFNYGMSPIGPYNEFVCGVEVKFQGNKMPFSIELVLNNEGAIYAGRERWGIPKLMGVVEFDPSATNSAPNGIITGHVERPAGCKLVQFGFKPLKKVQDWGVLDGMKRQSLHLRSIPAANSHDPPILREFIPTCMEITHAEVWTGEGSVGLFNVSEFDPVHRLKVVKYRC
- a CDS encoding putative secondary metabolism biosynthetic enzyme (antiSMASH:Cluster_7.2~SMCOG1001:short-chain dehydrogenase/reductase SDR), whose amino-acid sequence is MQDFQGKVIAVTGAASGIGLATAQLLFAAGAKLSLSDRSLTTLEQATQALLATHPNRHKQDIVTAEVDVTSSARITSWIEDTVKVFGRLDGAVNSAGISAVQMGKGRIRDLTDDSWALCMGINATGVFYSMRAELNAMTNGGSIVNVASLAGVIAVPCAAEYGASKHAVVGLTKTGAREEGKNGIRVNAVAPGTIDTAMTQSVPQEFKAFLKEKVTKQPISRQGRAEEVAALICFLLSDSSAFITGQIIRIDGGSSV
- a CDS encoding hypothetical protein (EggNog:ENOG41~SMCOG1034:cytochrome P450~antiSMASH:Cluster_7.2), whose protein sequence is MSFILYLSSMSWIELSAGGLSIVLLLFCLYNLALPKPIPGIPYNRNATKRLLGDLPDLIEYQKKNGQQRKWFRLQNQKLNSAISQVFVRPFGKPRIVLTDFREMHDILGKRFKEFDRSDRGREAFAGIIPHQMLSMQTVDPRFKKHRELMKDLMTPKFLHQNSAPEIYRKVNTLVKLWHEKCVHANELPFDGKRDIQRATLDVITATSFGLDDENSATKRQLDDMLARSNAGVKFTQPGKKVVDFPIHPLTKELDATLTIVESSAVGFSSPMPRWHYWILSQFPYLKNAARIREEWTRREIDKAVAAIPKDGSENTLAMRSALEFMVLREAAAAQKAGRPPRFHRRRIYDELFGFIIAGHDTTAATLEWGVRYIADAPHAQAELRSALQNAFSTALAEHRQPTIDEITSTSIPYLDAVIEETLRHSVVLPIVSRVAMKDTTILGHAIPKGTFVFFILNGPSLMKPAIEVPETARSEASQGTKNRYGEWRADDVEKFLPERWIDVDDKGVETFNALKGPFMTFGSGPRGCYGRRLAYLQLRIFWVLLIWNFEFLPIDPELRTQDVVEHVGVEPCQSYVRLRKVAL